A DNA window from Oryctolagus cuniculus chromosome 21, mOryCun1.1, whole genome shotgun sequence contains the following coding sequences:
- the RHBDD3 gene encoding rhomboid domain-containing protein 3, translated as MYTRDPAGQPARALPLASSALVLLLGSLWLIGAGPSLALAPELLLDPWQAHRLLTHALGHTALPGLLLSLLLLPTLGWRQECHLGTLRFLHASVLLTLAAGLLAVLLAGLGVSNAAGGCGYMPVHLAMLAGQGHCPRQPQGALPPWLLPWLLLALTPLLSSEPPFLQLLCGLLAGLAYAAGAFQWLELSEQRLQALQEGALCKTLAGCWPLRLLPTPGSLAELPVTQPAGVRTAIPGPPYVVSPSPWSRSDNPAFPPGLSWESVDWARPGFSTEPSVWATLDEQLLQEGIQASLRDAPAQEPQSAFWLPKSSVSSLRLQQLERMGFPTEQAVVALAATGRVEGAVSLLVGGQVDAEVLVTEGRAGSAHPKGPGPPLAAAESGATENRLGNEAGPCCPWSAAARRPGCGSHLE; from the exons ATGTACACCAGGGACCCTGCGGGCCAACCGGCTCGGGCGCTTCCTCTCGCCTCCTCAgccctggtgctgctgctgggcAGCCTGTGGCTGATAGGGGCCGGCCCcagcctcgccctggccccggagCTGCTGCTGGACCCCTGGCAGG CGCATCGGCTCCTGACCCATGCCCTGGGCCACACGGCCCTGCCGGGCCTACTTCtgagcctgctgctgctgcccactcTGGGCTGGCGGCAGGAGTGCCACCTGGGCACGCTGCGGTTCCTGCACGCCTCTGTCCTGCTCACCCTGGCCGCCGGACTGCTGGCTGTGCTGCTGGCGGGCCTGGGGGTGTCGAACGCTGCTGGCGGCTGCGGGTACATGCCCGTCCACCTGGCCATGCTGGCCGGCCAGGGGCACTGCCCTAGGCAGCCCCAGGGGGCCCTGCCACCGTGGCTGCTGCCGTGGCTGCTCCTCGCCCTGACCCCGCTGCTCAGCTCCGAGCCACCCTTCCTGCAGCTCCTCTGCGGCCTCCTTGCTGGCCTGGCCT ATGCCGCCGGGGCCTTCCAGTGGCTAGAGCTGTCGGAGCAGCGGCTGCAGGCCCTGCAGGAGGGCGCCCTGTGCAAGACGCTGGCCGGGTGCTGGCCTCTGAGGCTCCTCCCCACGCCGGGCAGCCTGGCTGAGCTGCCCGTCACCCAGCCAGCCGGAGTGAG GACTGCCATCCCTGGGCCTCCTTACGTGGTCTCCCCTAGTCCCTGGTCCCGCAGCGACAACCCAGCCTTCCCGCCAGGCCTGAGCTGGGAGAGcgtggactgggccaggcccggcTTCTCCACAGAGCCCTCCGTGTGGGCGACGCTGGATGAGCAGCTGTTGCAGGAGGGGATCCAGGCCTCGCTCCGGGACGCCCCGGCGCAGGAGCCGCAGAGTGCGTTCTGGCTGCCCAAGTCCTCTGTGTCCTCTCTGCG gctgcagcagctggagcgcATGGGCTTCCCCACAGAACAGGCCGTGGTGGCACTGGCAGCCACAGGCCGCGTGGAGGGCGCCGTGTCACTGCTGGTCGGAGGGCAGGTGGACGCCGAGGTCCTGGTGACCGAGGGGAGGGCAGGCTCTGCCCACCCCAAGGGCCCTGGGCCCCCCCTAGCTGCAGCAGAGAGTGGGGCCACAGAGAATCGCCTGGGTAACGAAGCCGGGCCCTGCTGTCCATGGAGCGCCGCAGCACGCCGCCCTGGTTGTGGCTCTCATTTAGAATAA
- the EWSR1 gene encoding RNA-binding protein EWS isoform X8: MASTDYSTYSQAAAQQGYSAYTAQPTQGYAQTSQAYGQQSYGTYGQPTDVSYSQAQTTATYGQTAYATSYGQPPTGYTTPTAPQAYSQPVQGYGTGAYDTTTATVTTTQASYAAQSAYGTQPAYPAYGQQPTATAPARPQDGNKPAETSQPQSSTGGYNQPSLGYGQSNYSYPQVPGSYPMQPVTAPPSYPPTSYSSSQPTSYDQSSYSQQNTYGQPSSYGQQSSYGQQSSYGQQPPTSYPPQTGSYSQAPSQYSQQSSSYGQQSSFRQDHPSSMGVYGQESGGFSGPGENRSMSGPDNRGRGRGGFDRGGMSRGGRGGGRGGMGLQSESLVYTSILKKYPYSVLSRQHNEKWD; the protein is encoded by the exons atggCGTCCACGG ATTACAGTACCTACAGCCAAGCTGCAGCCCAGCAGGG CTACAGTGCTTACACCGCCCAGCCGACTCAAGGATATGCACAGACCAGCCAG GCATATGGGCAACAAAGCTATGGAACCTATGGACAGCCCACTGATGTCAGCTATAGCCAGGCTCAGACCACTGCGACCTATGGGCAGACAGCCTATGCAACTTCCTACGGACAGCCTCCCACTG GTTATACTACTCCAACTGCCCCCCAGGCATACAGCCAGCCTGTCCAGGGGTATGGCACTGGTGCTTATGATACCACCACTGCTACAGTCACCACCACCCAGGCCTCCTATGCAGCTCAGTCTGCATATGGCACTCAGCCTGCTTACCCAGCCTATGGGCAGCAGCCCACAGCCACTGCACCTGCAAG aCCACAGGATGGTAACAAGCCAGCAGAGACTAGTCAACCCCAGTCTAGCACTGGGGGTTACAACCAGCCCAGCCTAGGATATGGACAGAGTAACTACAGTTATCCCCAGGTACCTGGGAGCTACCCCATGCAGCCAGTCACCGCACCACCATCCTATCCTCCTACCAG ctactcctcttcccagccGACTAGTTACGATCAGAGCAGTTACTCTCAGCAGAACACCTACGGGCAGCCGAGCAGCTATGGACAGCAGAGTAGCTATGGTCAACAAAGCAGCTATGGGCAGCAGCCTCCCACTAGTTACCCCCCCCAAACTGGATCCTACAGCCAGGCTCCAAGTCAATATAGCCAACAGAGCAGCAGCTACGGGCAGCAGA GTTCATTCCGACAGGACCACCCCAGTAGCATGGGTGTTTATGGGCAGGAGTCTGGAGGATTTTCCGGACCAGGAGAGAACCGGAGCATGAGTGGCCCTGATAACCGGGGCAGGGGAAGAGGGGGATTTGATCGTGGAGGCATGAGCAGAGGTGGGCGGGGAGGAGGACGCGGTGGAATGGG GTTACAAAGTGAGAGCCTTGTATACACTTCAATACTTAAAAAGTACCCGTACTCAGTACTCAGCCGGCAGCATAATGAAAAGTGGGACTAG